The following proteins come from a genomic window of Rutidosis leptorrhynchoides isolate AG116_Rl617_1_P2 chromosome 10, CSIRO_AGI_Rlap_v1, whole genome shotgun sequence:
- the LOC139871130 gene encoding uncharacterized protein, protein MKIISLNVRGLGKLEKENFNWVKSLIRFHNPDIFTIQESKRKRVTDFMIELLWGNKDFEYIFKPSVGQSGGLILIWDPSRFCVSGAVEKDFFLGIRGCWVGKTGVSVILNVYGPHNDHLKHNFWESLENIMQVDIDDWVICGDFNEVRRRSERQNCEFIESRAKMFNDFINKANLIEIPLGGRKFTRISDDGLKYSKLDRFLVSETCYASWEGISACTLDRDYSDHCPIVLKDSNNNFGPKPTRVFNNWFEDGKSIDLIKDVWNVTIRTPRVDCIFRDKLKNVKTVLKEKCNPKYNALNAEIDLLHKEISDWENIIGTRDLTDAEITSWLDSKKKWFQKR, encoded by the coding sequence ATGAAGATAATTTCGTTAAATGTACGTGGGCTCGGGAAATTAGAAAAAGAAAATTTTAATTGGGTTAAAAGTTTAATTCGTTTTCATAATCCGGACATTTTTACTATTCAAGAATCCAAAAGGAAACGTGTCACCGATTTTATGATTGAGTTGCTATGGGGTAATAAAGATTTTGAATACATCTTTAAACCTTCGGTGGGACAATCGGGTGGGTTAATTTTAATTTGGGATCCTTCTAGATTTTGTGTCTCTGGGGCAGTTGAAAAAGACTTCTTTTTGGGTATACGTGGGTGTTGGGTGGGCAAAACGGGAGTTTCTGTTATTCTAAACGTATATGGACCGCATAATGACCATTTGAAACATAATTTTTGGGAAAGTCTTGAAAATATTATGCAGGTGGATATTGATGATTGGGTTATTTGTGGTGATTTTAACGAAGTAAGGCGTAGATCAGAACGGCAAAATTGTGAATTCATTGAAAGTAGAGCTAAGATGTTCAACGATTTCATTAATAAGGCAAACCTCATTGAAATTCCATTAGGCGGGAGAAAGTTTACTAGAATCAGCGATGACGGTTTGAAATACAGTAAACTTGATAGGTTCTTGGTCTCAGAAACATGTTATGCATCTTGGGAAGGTATATCCGCTTGTACTCTAGATAGAGACTACTCAGACCATTGCCCTATTGTTTTGAAAGATTCGAATAATAATTTTGGGCCGAAACCGACTAGAGTATTTAATAATTGGTTTGAGGACGGAAAAAGTATTGATTTGATAAAAGATGTGTGGAATGTCACCATTCGTACTCCTAGGGTTGATTGTATATTTCGTGACAAGCTAAAGAATGTCAAAACAGTGCTGAAAGAAAAGTGTAATCCCAAATACAACGCTCTAAATGCCGAAATTGACTTACTCCACAAAGAAATCTCCGATTGGGAAAATATCATTGGTACTCGTGATCTTACGGACGCTGAAATCACCTCTTGGCTAGACTCGAAAAAAAAGTGGTTCCAAAAAAGATAA